AGCTTGAGCCAAACTGTACATACAAGTTTACAAAGCCAACTAATGTATATCACGAATCAAAGATTACCATACGATTCTGGATTGTTACTATTTTATTGGCAGCAATTACGATTATAACTTTAAAGATAAGATAAAAAATGCCTAAAAGAATTGTCATATTAGGAGCTGGCGAAAGTGGTGCTGGTGCAGCCGTTTTAGCAAAGAAGGAAGGATTTGATGTTTTTGTGTCGGATATGTCTGTCATTAAAGACCAGTATAAAGAGCTTTTAAACTCAAAAGGCATTCAATGGGAAGAAGGGCAACATACAGAAGAGCTCATTCTGAATGCTGATGAGATTATTAAAAGCCCCGGAATTCCAAACGAGGCTCCACTAATTCTGAAGCTTAAAGAAAAAGGAACTCCTATTATCTCCGAAATAGAGTTTGCAGGAAGATATACTGATGCAAAAATGATCTGTATTACCGGAAGTAATGGAAAGACAACAACGACTTCTCTGATTTATCATATCTTTAAAAGTGCAGGTTTGAATGTTGGACTTGCAGGAAATATCGGACAAAGTCTGGCTCTTCAGGTAGCAGAATGCAATTACGACTATTATATTATTGAATTAAGTAGTTTCCAGTTGGATAATATGTATCAGTTCAGGGCAAATATTGCTATTCTGATGAATATCACTCCTGATCATCTTGACCGCTACGATCATAATATGCAGAATTATATTGATTCAAAATTCCGTATCACACAGAACCAGACAGATGAAGATGCATTTATCTATTGGAATGATGATCCCATTATACAGGAAGAATTAAAGAAACATGGCATTCATGCTCATCTATATCCTTTTTCTATAGAGAAGGAAGAAGGAGTAAAAGCATATGTTGATAAAGATCAGGTAATTTTTAGTGAACCTATTGCTTTCAATATGGAGCAAGAAGAGTTATCACTTACCGGGACACACAATCTTTATAACTCCATGGCTGCAGGCATTTCTGCAAATCTTGCAGGAATAAGAAAAGAATATATCCGAACTGCTCTTAGTGACTTCAAGGAGGTTGAACACCGTTTGGAAAAAGTGGCTCGTGTACGTGGTATAGATTTTATCAATGACTCCAAAGCTACGAACGTAAACTCTTGCTGGTATGCTCTGGGAAGCATGAAAACCAAGACTGTTCTTATTCTTGGAGGAAAGGACAAGGGAAATGATTATACTGAAATAGAACAACTGGTAAAAGACAAAGTATCTGCTTTAGTCTTTCTTGGAGCAGACAATTCCAAACTTCATGCTTTCTTTGATGGAAAAGTAGAAAAGATTGTGGATTGTAATACTATGAAAGATGCTGTAGAACAAGCATACCATTTAGCGCAGAAAGGAGAAACTGTTTTACTATCTCCTTGTTGCGCCAGCTTTGACTTGTTCAAAAGCTACGAAGACCGTGGTCACCAATTTAAAGAATGCGTAAAGAACTTATAAGTTAGTATATGGATCTGCTAAAAAACTTATTCAAAGGAGACAAAGTAATCTGGATCATATTCCTGTTCCTTTGTGTGATCTCTGTTATCGAGGTTTTCAGTGCTGCAAGCACATTAACCTACAAGACAGGAGATCATTGGGGCCCTATTACACAACACACTGTTATTATGTTGGTAGGTGTGCTTGTGGTATGGATTACCCATAAAGTTAATTACAGATACTTTCAGGTTATTCCGGTCTTTCTTTTACCGCTATCAGCTATTTTACTACTCTTAGTGGTAGTTATTGGAAACATGACAAATGGTGCTGCCCGCTGGATGAGCATTTTCGGACTTCAGTTCCAACCGTCCGAATTAGCAAAGATGGCAGTAATAATCTCTGTTTCTTTCATTTTAGCAAAAAATCAGGAAGAAAACGGAGCCAATCCCAAAGCTTTCAAGTATATCATGTGGATAACAGGGGTAATCTGTGCATTAATAGCACCAGAGAATTTATCTACCGCAGGTTTGCTTTTCGGAGTTGTATTCCTGATGATGGTTATTGGCAGAATCCCATTCAGAAAGTTAGCTCTATTAGTAGGAAGCCTTTTAGCCAT
This genomic interval from uncultured Bacteroides sp. contains the following:
- the murD gene encoding UDP-N-acetylmuramoyl-L-alanine--D-glutamate ligase, whose amino-acid sequence is MPKRIVILGAGESGAGAAVLAKKEGFDVFVSDMSVIKDQYKELLNSKGIQWEEGQHTEELILNADEIIKSPGIPNEAPLILKLKEKGTPIISEIEFAGRYTDAKMICITGSNGKTTTTSLIYHIFKSAGLNVGLAGNIGQSLALQVAECNYDYYIIELSSFQLDNMYQFRANIAILMNITPDHLDRYDHNMQNYIDSKFRITQNQTDEDAFIYWNDDPIIQEELKKHGIHAHLYPFSIEKEEGVKAYVDKDQVIFSEPIAFNMEQEELSLTGTHNLYNSMAAGISANLAGIRKEYIRTALSDFKEVEHRLEKVARVRGIDFINDSKATNVNSCWYALGSMKTKTVLILGGKDKGNDYTEIEQLVKDKVSALVFLGADNSKLHAFFDGKVEKIVDCNTMKDAVEQAYHLAQKGETVLLSPCCASFDLFKSYEDRGHQFKECVKNL